One Cyanobacteria bacterium FACHB-DQ100 DNA segment encodes these proteins:
- a CDS encoding TIGR04283 family arsenosugar biosynthesis glycosyltransferase, translating into MSRVSIIIPTLNESRSIDRTLRQLAILAPAAWEIIIVDGGSTDNTIALVKQTNLAQILHCDRPSRAIQLNHGAAQATGDILCFLHADTQIPDDAIALIRETLADPAIACAGFISIMTGDRKTRWGISLHNFLKTYYAPLLFRPHLFIKGLRLLFGDQVMFCRRSDFWECGGFDEALPIMEDGNLCLRLIRKGRIRQINRIVQSSDRRVAKWGAWKATALYLYIGILWGLGVSATRLKRFYNDIR; encoded by the coding sequence ATGTCTCGTGTTTCCATCATCATCCCAACCCTAAACGAAAGCCGCAGCATCGATCGCACCCTCAGACAGCTTGCAATTCTCGCCCCCGCTGCTTGGGAAATCATCATCGTCGATGGCGGCAGTACAGACAACACGATCGCTCTTGTCAAGCAAACTAATCTCGCTCAAATTCTTCACTGCGATCGTCCCAGTCGTGCCATTCAGCTCAATCACGGAGCCGCCCAGGCAACGGGTGACATTCTCTGCTTTCTCCACGCCGATACTCAAATTCCCGACGACGCGATCGCGCTAATCCGCGAAACTCTAGCCGATCCGGCTATCGCCTGCGCTGGCTTTATCTCGATCATGACCGGCGATCGCAAAACACGTTGGGGAATCTCTCTGCACAACTTTCTCAAAACCTACTACGCCCCCCTACTTTTTCGCCCTCATCTCTTTATCAAAGGGTTGCGTTTACTATTTGGCGATCAAGTCATGTTTTGTCGCAGATCTGACTTCTGGGAATGTGGCGGATTCGATGAAGCGCTCCCCATTATGGAAGACGGCAACCTCTGTTTACGGCTGATTCGCAAAGGCAGAATTCGTCAAATCAATCGCATCGTCCAAAGCTCCGATCGTCGAGTCGCAAAATGGGGAGCTTGGAAAGCAACCGCTCTCTATCTATACATCGGCATACTCTGGGGGCTTGGTGTTTCTGCTACAAGATTGAAACGCTTCTATAACGATATTCGCTAA
- a CDS encoding acyltransferase family protein codes for MNKRRNDLDWLRVFAVAVLIYFHAAAVFYRGDLGEFYVVNQPTNSALEFLILFIHQWHMPLFFFVSGAASWFALEKRSSKDYLKERVQRLLIPFVFGLFVLVPPQVYLSLLSRSRFQGSYFEFYPQFFNGIRPAGNFEWAHLWFIVYLFVFSLVALPIFSFLKSANYRINLILLALPLALIEAIFRPKWIGFQNLYDDWANVLLYLTYFIYGYGLVARSQFTELLDQYRSWIIGSAIVLMSIFIGLWIADVVPDRAYSLAYMSYQAFRGINSWVCVLAFLSLGQRFFQHRNAILNYLNEAAYPVYLLHQTILVTIAFFVVQWSVNIAAKFLIISSATVLITLLVYELFVRKIWITRSLLGLK; via the coding sequence ATGAATAAACGACGGAATGATTTAGACTGGCTGCGCGTTTTTGCGGTTGCAGTATTGATTTATTTTCATGCAGCCGCAGTGTTCTATCGCGGCGATCTGGGTGAGTTTTATGTGGTGAATCAACCCACCAATTCAGCGTTGGAATTCCTGATTTTGTTCATTCATCAGTGGCATATGCCGCTCTTTTTCTTTGTTTCTGGGGCAGCAAGTTGGTTTGCTTTAGAGAAGCGATCGTCCAAAGATTATCTTAAAGAAAGAGTGCAGCGATTATTAATCCCGTTCGTGTTTGGATTGTTTGTGCTTGTCCCGCCACAGGTTTATCTTTCACTGCTTTCACGATCGCGCTTTCAAGGCTCTTACTTCGAGTTTTATCCCCAGTTCTTTAACGGAATTCGTCCTGCTGGAAATTTTGAATGGGCGCATCTTTGGTTTATTGTTTACCTGTTTGTTTTCTCGCTAGTTGCACTACCGATATTCTCATTTCTAAAGTCTGCGAATTACCGAATCAACTTGATTCTACTCGCATTACCTCTTGCGTTGATTGAAGCGATATTTCGACCGAAATGGATTGGATTTCAAAACTTATACGATGATTGGGCAAATGTGTTACTATACCTGACTTACTTTATTTACGGATATGGCTTAGTCGCTCGATCGCAGTTTACCGAACTGCTCGATCAATATCGTTCTTGGATTATCGGAAGTGCGATCGTGCTGATGTCAATTTTCATCGGATTATGGATTGCTGATGTCGTTCCCGATCGCGCTTACTCACTTGCATACATGAGCTATCAAGCCTTTCGAGGAATAAATTCTTGGGTCTGCGTTCTCGCATTTCTCAGCTTAGGACAACGCTTTTTCCAACATCGCAATGCAATTCTGAATTACCTAAACGAAGCAGCATATCCAGTGTATTTGTTACACCAAACGATTCTAGTCACGATCGCGTTTTTCGTGGTGCAATGGAGCGTCAATATTGCTGCAAAATTCCTTATCATCAGCAGCGCAACCGTCTTGATCACGCTCCTGGTTTATGAATTGTTCGTGCGTAAAATTTGGATCACGCGATCGCTTCTCGGATTGAAATAA
- a CDS encoding rhodanese-like domain-containing protein, whose translation MRLLFKLLKLWIRFQFPTVRSLSTQDLDRWLQDPNRIPPILLDARTVPEFAVSHLKTAQRIDPRQPNWKHLPKNFAIVVYCSVGYRSAKVAQQLQKHGFTDVWNLEGSIFQWANEARSLYQNNGRLVRSVHPYNARWGKLLNPELRATIDE comes from the coding sequence GTGAGACTTCTATTTAAATTGCTCAAGCTTTGGATAAGGTTTCAGTTTCCCACAGTTCGATCGCTTTCGACTCAAGACCTCGATCGCTGGCTGCAAGATCCTAACCGAATACCTCCTATTCTTCTGGATGCTCGCACTGTGCCAGAATTTGCGGTGAGTCATCTTAAAACTGCCCAGCGAATTGATCCGCGTCAGCCAAACTGGAAGCACTTACCCAAGAATTTTGCGATCGTCGTATATTGCTCGGTGGGATATCGCAGCGCTAAAGTTGCCCAACAGCTTCAGAAGCATGGCTTTACTGATGTATGGAACCTAGAAGGCAGCATTTTTCAATGGGCAAATGAGGCACGATCACTTTACCAAAACAACGGGCGATTGGTGCGATCGGTTCATCCCTACAACGCCCGGTGGGGAAAGCTGCTAAACCCTGAACTCAGAGCCACGATCGATGAATAA
- a CDS encoding ATPase: MTVSRTICLGFLALILAGTALLMLPISTASGEWNNLVTALFTSTSCVCVTGLSVVDVGKYYSFWGQLFMVVLVQVGGLGYMTATTVLLLLLGKRLGLREKIAVQQSLDVPGLSGLAGLLRSIIATTLLFELTGVILLMTVFLPQFSDRPLWALWQSIFHSVNSFNNAGFSLFSDNLIQYVTNPIVNFTVSGLIIFGGIGYQVIMEMYFWGRDRLNRNPRRTSFSLNFRVAVSMTIVLLIMGTIAILATEFRNPNTLGALSFPHKLMAAWFQAVVPRTAGFNTIDITKMTTAGLFITIALMFIGTSPGSTGGGIKTTTLRVLIDSTRAVLQGKEVVLSSNREIPVALILKAIAVLIGSITTVITATVLIALTDPEISFINILFEVVSAFATVGLTAFGTGNLSVPGQLLIVTVMYVGRVGVLLLMSAILGDPKPSFVNYPEENLLVG; encoded by the coding sequence ATGACTGTCTCTCGTACCATTTGTTTAGGGTTTCTAGCGTTGATTCTGGCTGGGACGGCTCTTCTGATGTTGCCGATTTCGACTGCTAGTGGCGAATGGAACAACCTCGTCACGGCTCTATTTACGTCAACTTCATGCGTCTGTGTGACCGGGCTATCCGTTGTCGATGTGGGTAAGTATTACTCCTTTTGGGGGCAGCTTTTCATGGTGGTGCTGGTTCAAGTTGGGGGACTGGGCTACATGACCGCAACAACGGTGCTACTGCTGCTGCTCGGTAAGCGGCTGGGACTGAGAGAGAAAATTGCGGTGCAGCAGTCGCTTGACGTGCCGGGATTGTCGGGATTGGCGGGGTTATTACGATCGATTATTGCCACAACTCTACTGTTTGAGCTAACCGGGGTGATTTTGCTGATGACGGTGTTTCTGCCGCAGTTTAGCGATCGACCGCTTTGGGCACTGTGGCAATCGATTTTTCACAGTGTCAATTCGTTTAACAATGCTGGATTTAGCTTGTTTTCGGATAATTTGATCCAGTATGTGACTAATCCGATCGTCAATTTCACCGTGTCAGGATTGATTATTTTTGGCGGAATTGGCTATCAGGTGATTATGGAGATGTATTTTTGGGGACGCGATCGCCTCAACCGTAATCCCAGACGAACCAGTTTTTCGTTGAATTTTCGCGTTGCAGTCAGTATGACGATCGTGCTGTTGATTATGGGAACGATTGCCATTCTCGCAACCGAATTCCGCAATCCGAATACGCTCGGTGCACTGAGTTTTCCTCACAAACTCATGGCAGCTTGGTTTCAGGCGGTTGTTCCCCGGACGGCTGGATTTAACACGATCGACATTACTAAAATGACCACTGCTGGATTATTTATTACGATTGCGTTGATGTTTATCGGTACAAGTCCGGGTAGTACAGGCGGCGGTATTAAAACCACAACGCTGCGAGTGCTGATCGATAGTACAAGAGCAGTACTGCAAGGCAAAGAAGTAGTGCTGTCGTCAAACCGTGAGATTCCAGTGGCGCTGATTTTGAAAGCGATTGCTGTGTTGATTGGCTCGATTACAACGGTTATTACTGCAACAGTCTTAATTGCGCTGACTGATCCGGAGATTAGCTTCATCAATATCTTATTTGAAGTCGTATCTGCGTTTGCGACAGTCGGCTTAACCGCATTTGGCACTGGAAACTTATCCGTTCCAGGTCAACTTCTGATCGTGACGGTCATGTATGTTGGACGGGTGGGCGTTTTGCTCTTGATGAGTGCAATTCTGGGCGATCCGAAGCCGAGCTTTGTAAATTACCCTGAAGAAAATCTGCTAGTCGGGTAA
- a CDS encoding TrkA family potassium uptake protein: protein MNLSSLGFFHSLRSNNKNRQFAVIGLGRFGRAVCATMHNSGYEVLAADSDKGRVDQALNDRIVTHARQIDSTQPAALREAGIFEQDTVIVAIGNYVQESIITTMNVKEGGVPHVVAKASSEIHEKLLKKVGADHVVFPEHEMGCTLARSLTKPGILDRFDLDPENSIVEMIAPESFHGKSIAQLQLRSNYGLNLLAFSKDGKFIINPNPNMYITKGTAIVVIGTNRDIDRLPI, encoded by the coding sequence GTGAATCTATCATCTTTGGGATTTTTTCACAGTTTGCGATCGAACAATAAAAATCGACAATTTGCGGTGATTGGCTTGGGGCGATTCGGACGAGCAGTCTGCGCGACGATGCACAATTCTGGCTATGAAGTGCTGGCTGCCGATTCTGATAAAGGCAGAGTTGACCAAGCGTTGAACGATCGCATCGTCACTCATGCTCGTCAAATCGATTCGACTCAGCCTGCTGCACTCCGAGAAGCGGGAATTTTTGAGCAAGATACAGTGATTGTGGCGATCGGCAATTACGTTCAGGAAAGTATTATTACAACGATGAACGTAAAAGAGGGCGGTGTGCCGCATGTAGTGGCAAAAGCATCTTCAGAAATCCACGAAAAGCTGCTGAAGAAAGTGGGCGCGGATCATGTGGTGTTTCCAGAACATGAAATGGGCTGTACTTTGGCACGATCGCTGACTAAGCCCGGAATTTTAGATCGGTTTGACCTCGATCCTGAAAACAGCATCGTCGAAATGATTGCCCCCGAAAGCTTCCACGGTAAATCGATCGCGCAGCTACAACTGCGATCAAACTATGGCTTAAACCTGCTTGCGTTCAGCAAGGACGGGAAGTTCATCATCAATCCCAACCCAAATATGTATATTACGAAGGGAACGGCAATCGTGGTAATTGGAACGAATCGAGATATCGATCGTTTACCGATCTAA
- a CDS encoding ABC transporter ATP-binding protein — protein MNDSLFCVEDLTVAYRAGQNAVVKNVSFTLQPGERLGLVGESGCGKSTLGRAAMRLLSDAQIQGQVKFEGKSVFDLSETELQKFRGEAVALIFQDPMTRLDPLMTIGDHCLETLKSHEPNLSTKAAKQRAIDTLKAVNIPESRWSQYPHEFSGGMRQRVAIALALLLNPKLIVADEPTTSLDVTVAAQILKELTRLCSERNMALILISHDLAMIAEYCDRIAVMYDGEIIEAGSTQSVFRSPQQEYTRTLINSALHLQKDSGSIVENNHASAAPILRLSELKQHYTIESNFISRLFDKNDRTIRAVDGIDLELYPGETLGLVGESGCGKSTLSRTILHLLRPTSGKVEFFGQNLTRLNREQLQKQRRQIQMIFQDPHACLNPRMTIGESIADPLLIHHLATPEKARQEVEYVLERVGLTPVESFYHRYPGELSGGQQQRVAIARALITRPKLVICDEPVSMLDATVQTQVLQLMQDLKQEFDLTYLFITHDLWVARYFCDRIAVMNGGKIVELGETQTLFKHPQHPYTQSLLGAAPLLNKMTG, from the coding sequence ATGAACGATTCTTTGTTCTGCGTTGAAGACCTTACCGTTGCATATCGGGCTGGACAAAACGCAGTTGTGAAAAATGTTTCGTTTACGCTGCAACCCGGAGAGCGACTCGGCTTAGTCGGTGAATCGGGCTGTGGTAAGTCCACGCTCGGACGGGCAGCGATGCGATTGTTATCTGATGCTCAAATCCAAGGGCAGGTGAAGTTTGAGGGTAAATCGGTGTTTGATTTGTCCGAAACTGAGCTTCAGAAGTTTCGAGGTGAAGCGGTGGCGCTGATCTTTCAAGACCCAATGACGCGACTCGATCCGCTCATGACGATCGGCGATCATTGCTTAGAAACCCTGAAATCGCACGAACCAAACTTATCGACAAAAGCCGCAAAACAACGAGCGATCGACACCTTAAAAGCCGTCAATATTCCCGAAAGTCGCTGGTCACAATATCCGCACGAATTTAGTGGTGGAATGCGGCAAAGAGTCGCGATCGCGCTTGCTTTATTACTAAATCCGAAACTGATCGTTGCAGATGAACCGACAACAAGTTTAGATGTGACGGTTGCGGCCCAGATTTTGAAAGAGTTGACGCGCCTATGTAGTGAGCGAAATATGGCGCTGATTTTGATCTCTCACGATCTCGCAATGATTGCGGAATACTGCGATCGGATTGCTGTGATGTACGATGGCGAAATCATTGAAGCAGGTTCAACGCAATCCGTTTTTCGTTCTCCTCAGCAGGAATATACTCGTACACTGATCAATTCAGCGTTGCATTTGCAAAAAGATTCCGGTTCTATTGTTGAAAATAATCATGCTAGTGCTGCACCAATCTTACGATTATCTGAACTGAAGCAGCACTATACGATCGAATCTAACTTTATCTCTCGCTTGTTCGACAAAAACGATCGCACTATCCGCGCTGTGGATGGCATTGATCTTGAACTTTATCCGGGTGAAACTTTGGGTTTGGTTGGAGAATCAGGCTGTGGTAAAAGCACCTTATCTCGCACGATTTTGCACTTACTTCGACCGACTAGCGGCAAAGTAGAATTTTTTGGACAAAATCTAACCCGCCTCAATCGCGAACAACTGCAAAAACAGCGACGACAAATTCAGATGATCTTTCAAGATCCCCACGCTTGTCTGAATCCGCGCATGACGATCGGCGAAAGTATTGCTGACCCGCTTCTGATTCACCACCTTGCAACCCCAGAAAAAGCGCGGCAAGAAGTGGAATATGTTCTAGAACGAGTCGGACTCACTCCAGTTGAATCGTTTTACCATCGCTATCCGGGCGAACTCTCCGGAGGACAGCAGCAGCGCGTTGCGATCGCTCGTGCCCTGATCACTCGTCCTAAATTAGTAATCTGCGATGAGCCTGTTAGTATGCTAGATGCTACAGTGCAAACTCAAGTGCTGCAATTGATGCAGGATCTCAAACAAGAATTTGACTTAACTTATCTATTTATCACGCATGATCTGTGGGTAGCGCGATACTTCTGCGATCGCATTGCAGTGATGAACGGCGGCAAAATTGTTGAACTCGGTGAAACTCAGACTTTGTTTAAACATCCTCAGCATCCCTACACCCAATCGCTGTTAGGAGCTGCACCCTTGTTAAACAAGATGACTGGCTAA
- a CDS encoding glycoside hydrolase family protein: MTKANSPKPEAPKPDSLEQNVGSWLVRSLILLAIVLIIGHLQGKRPEFLTFEGSGRGADAPLVKQGGDPYVRALMRTISASESNVRNPYGVMYGGTYAQSLNEHPDRCITIVNGPNIGNCTTAAGRYQFITTTWQEKARRYHPAPDGFFMWQNYSFEPQYQDEVVYRWLSDSQAWGVDIPQLLRKGQVDRVLKILSPTWTSLGYGIETNSMSDALPRIYQRVLQQELKQGKQSSF, from the coding sequence ATGACGAAAGCAAATTCTCCAAAGCCAGAAGCTCCAAAACCCGATTCGCTTGAGCAAAATGTCGGTAGTTGGCTCGTTCGCAGCTTGATTTTGTTGGCGATCGTTCTGATCATTGGGCATTTGCAAGGGAAGCGCCCCGAATTTCTGACGTTTGAAGGTTCAGGACGCGGAGCAGATGCGCCCTTAGTTAAGCAGGGCGGCGATCCATACGTTCGGGCGCTGATGCGAACCATCTCGGCGAGTGAGTCAAACGTGCGAAACCCCTACGGTGTAATGTATGGTGGCACTTATGCACAGAGCTTAAACGAGCATCCCGATCGCTGTATTACGATCGTCAATGGCCCTAATATTGGAAACTGCACGACCGCAGCAGGGCGCTATCAGTTCATCACGACCACTTGGCAAGAGAAAGCAAGACGCTACCATCCGGCTCCCGACGGCTTTTTCATGTGGCAGAACTACAGCTTTGAGCCGCAGTATCAAGATGAAGTGGTTTATCGCTGGCTCAGTGACTCCCAAGCTTGGGGGGTAGATATTCCTCAATTGCTCAGAAAAGGACAGGTCGATCGAGTGTTGAAGATTTTGTCTCCGACTTGGACAAGCTTAGGCTATGGGATTGAAACCAACTCAATGAGTGATGCCTTGCCCAGAATCTATCAGCGTGTTTTGCAGCAGGAATTAAAACAAGGCAAACAATCCTCGTTTTAA
- a CDS encoding manganese catalase family protein — translation MFLHTKRLQYFTPPSKPDPIYAKKLQELIGGSMGEMTVMMQYLFQGWNCRGPAKYRDLLLDTGTEEIGHVEMLATMVAHLLDKAPVEMQEEGVKDPVVGAVMGGTNPRDVIVAAMNPQHEIVSGQGAMPADSVGFPWNGRFITASGNLLADFRSNLHAESQGLMQTVRLYEMTDDPGIRDHLSFMIARDTMHQNQWLAAIEELRSDGFEDVVTPKIAHEYGKREYAYQFWNNSEGEDSAEGRWAKGQSMDGKGQFEYVANPQPLGPIPEPPQPKPKLHATPATTAMQKTSDNPVKNIVEGVKDAIDGFNK, via the coding sequence ATGTTTTTACATACGAAGCGTTTGCAATATTTTACGCCACCCTCTAAACCCGATCCAATTTACGCCAAAAAGCTACAAGAGCTAATTGGTGGCTCAATGGGTGAAATGACTGTGATGATGCAGTATCTATTCCAAGGTTGGAACTGTCGCGGCCCTGCAAAATACCGCGATTTGCTGCTAGATACTGGAACCGAAGAAATTGGCCACGTTGAAATGCTGGCAACAATGGTGGCGCATCTATTAGATAAAGCACCTGTTGAGATGCAGGAAGAAGGAGTTAAAGATCCGGTTGTGGGCGCAGTGATGGGTGGAACAAATCCTAGAGATGTGATTGTTGCTGCAATGAACCCTCAGCACGAAATTGTGTCAGGTCAAGGTGCAATGCCTGCCGATAGCGTCGGTTTCCCTTGGAATGGTCGCTTTATTACTGCAAGCGGTAACTTATTGGCGGATTTCCGATCGAACTTACATGCAGAGTCTCAAGGTCTGATGCAAACTGTTCGCTTGTATGAAATGACGGACGATCCAGGCATCCGCGATCATTTGAGCTTCATGATTGCACGCGATACGATGCACCAAAACCAATGGTTAGCAGCGATCGAAGAATTGAGAAGCGATGGTTTTGAAGATGTTGTGACTCCGAAGATTGCTCATGAATACGGTAAGCGCGAGTATGCTTATCAGTTCTGGAACAATTCGGAAGGAGAAGACAGCGCAGAAGGACGCTGGGCGAAAGGACAATCGATGGATGGTAAAGGACAGTTCGAGTATGTCGCAAATCCTCAACCGCTCGGCCCGATTCCTGAACCGCCGCAACCGAAGCCCAAACTTCATGCAACTCCGGCTACAACTGCAATGCAGAAGACTAGCGATAATCCGGTGAAGAACATTGTCGAGGGTGTTAAAGACGCGATCGACGGCTTCAACAAATAG
- a CDS encoding DUF2243 domain-containing protein, which translates to MTNVTQAPLESATLPKRFVLASILLGMGFAGFFDGIFLHQILQWHHMLSTVRPMTNMADVKVHSVADGLFHAADYFLTITGVTLLWRSHLADELPKSSQPFIGLILLGAGLFNTFEGIIDHEILGIHHVHSGAHYMLWDLAFLGFGISLIIAGYKLVERWKNSQESMS; encoded by the coding sequence ATGACGAACGTAACTCAAGCGCCGCTCGAATCAGCTACTCTACCGAAGCGATTCGTTTTAGCGAGTATTTTATTAGGAATGGGCTTTGCAGGATTTTTTGATGGCATCTTTCTCCATCAAATTTTGCAGTGGCATCATATGTTAAGCACTGTGCGACCGATGACAAATATGGCAGATGTGAAAGTGCATTCGGTGGCAGACGGTTTGTTTCATGCTGCGGATTATTTCTTGACGATCACAGGTGTGACGCTGTTGTGGCGATCGCATCTAGCCGATGAACTGCCAAAATCGAGTCAGCCCTTTATCGGTTTAATCTTGCTAGGGGCAGGGTTGTTTAATACGTTTGAAGGGATTATCGACCACGAAATTCTGGGAATTCATCATGTGCATTCCGGTGCTCACTATATGCTGTGGGATCTAGCATTTTTGGGGTTTGGCATATCGCTAATCATTGCGGGATACAAATTAGTTGAGCGATGGAAAAACTCTCAAGAATCTATGTCTTGA
- a CDS encoding hemerythrin domain-containing protein has product MVATLDDTKRLMIGERLADLRAFQSLILSNDQKLIDACPYDDVRERLQNMLEDDRKNLGIVETVIVQYGIQAEPSPATRIFIENFEKMMEGDQFTYYQKLIHHELMKHGQAMSGINIHKAAQKVGADIEVAIAPLNTVNFEGRAHQEQLKGMLEQVGVREMTGMDADQGIWARVQDAVAALSGVAGSVITQNTDKQDMNIQTLIRLDHNKVNTIFTEIGATKDPQKLQEYFGQLYKDILVHAKAEEEVVYPRIRSFYGDENTQELYDEQAEWRPMLEEIKSIDPASADQFRSKIKDLMEHLGDHIRQEESTMFAAIDKNCSTEEKEQMATEFKAVKTRVQQEMSSM; this is encoded by the coding sequence ATGGTTGCAACCTTAGATGATACAAAACGATTGATGATCGGCGAACGGTTAGCAGATCTCAGAGCGTTTCAAAGCCTGATTCTCTCAAACGATCAAAAACTAATTGATGCTTGCCCCTACGACGATGTTCGTGAACGATTGCAGAATATGCTCGAAGACGATCGCAAAAACTTGGGCATCGTCGAAACCGTGATTGTGCAATACGGGATTCAAGCTGAGCCAAGTCCAGCGACTCGCATCTTTATCGAGAACTTTGAGAAGATGATGGAGGGTGATCAGTTTACGTACTATCAGAAGCTGATTCACCACGAACTGATGAAGCATGGTCAAGCCATGAGCGGCATCAACATTCACAAAGCGGCTCAGAAAGTGGGAGCAGATATCGAAGTTGCGATCGCGCCGCTCAATACTGTCAATTTTGAAGGTCGAGCGCACCAAGAACAACTCAAAGGAATGCTCGAACAAGTTGGAGTCCGCGAAATGACTGGGATGGATGCGGATCAAGGAATTTGGGCGCGGGTACAAGACGCAGTTGCTGCTTTATCGGGTGTTGCAGGGAGTGTGATTACCCAAAACACCGATAAACAGGACATGAACATCCAAACCCTGATTCGGTTGGATCACAACAAAGTGAATACGATCTTCACTGAGATTGGCGCAACAAAAGATCCGCAGAAGCTGCAAGAGTATTTCGGGCAGCTCTACAAAGACATCTTGGTACATGCGAAAGCCGAGGAAGAAGTCGTCTATCCGAGAATTCGATCGTTCTACGGCGACGAAAATACTCAGGAACTTTATGACGAACAAGCTGAATGGCGACCGATGTTAGAGGAAATTAAGTCGATCGATCCTGCATCGGCGGATCAGTTTCGCTCCAAGATCAAAGATTTGATGGAGCACTTGGGCGACCATATTCGCCAAGAAGAAAGCACTATGTTTGCTGCGATCGACAAAAATTGCAGCACCGAAGAGAAGGAACAAATGGCGACTGAGTTTAAAGCGGTGAAAACAAGAGTACAGCAGGAAATGTCCTCAATGTAG
- a CDS encoding response regulator produces the protein MTSSLDEQITVLLIDDQTIIAEAIRRMLASEVDLAFHYCSDPTEALDFAAQCHPTVILQDLVMPQMEGLLLVQFLRSRDATTCFVPLIVLSSKEDPTIKAKAFELGANDYLVKLPDARELIARIRYHSKAYLNFLKRQEAEALFKAEILRQAAYIEQVGKVTTAASDVERDAFQPDVLSEVAKRDDELGQLARVFTHMVKTVKIRETQLIEANHQQEKLLEAYSRFVPNEYLRFLRKKSITEVKLGDHVSKTMAVMFSDIRSFTTLSESMTPKENFAFVNAYLQRVSPEIRNHHGLIVKFLGDGMMAVFPEGADDAIAAGINLFRAVEQFNQDRQGEQPIQVGIGIHVGHMMLGMIGEESRMQGDAFSDNVNLTARLEGLTKFYGVSLLLSQQTYENLTAPEQYQLRFLDRAIVKGRSEPLSIYEVLDAEQEAVRSLKLQTQPDFEQGIKLYCQGDAIAAKTSFEKVLAVNAMDKTAQLYLSRVNQLIDQGIPKQWNGVWAFTEK, from the coding sequence ATGACTTCTTCACTCGATGAACAAATCACAGTGCTACTCATCGATGATCAAACGATTATTGCTGAAGCAATCAGGCGAATGTTGGCCTCAGAAGTAGACCTTGCCTTCCACTACTGTAGTGATCCGACTGAAGCGCTAGACTTTGCTGCACAATGCCATCCAACAGTGATTCTACAAGATCTAGTCATGCCGCAAATGGAGGGACTATTACTGGTTCAGTTCTTGCGATCGCGCGATGCAACAACGTGCTTTGTTCCCTTAATTGTGCTGTCAAGCAAAGAAGACCCAACGATCAAAGCGAAAGCCTTTGAACTAGGCGCGAATGACTATTTAGTAAAACTTCCTGATGCAAGAGAGCTGATTGCTCGGATTCGCTATCATTCCAAAGCTTATCTAAATTTTCTGAAGCGACAAGAAGCAGAAGCCTTGTTTAAGGCTGAAATTCTTCGGCAAGCAGCTTACATCGAGCAAGTCGGTAAAGTGACAACTGCCGCATCCGATGTCGAACGGGATGCGTTTCAACCTGATGTTTTATCTGAGGTTGCAAAGCGCGATGATGAACTCGGACAGTTGGCGCGGGTGTTTACTCACATGGTTAAAACCGTTAAAATTCGGGAAACTCAACTGATTGAAGCGAACCATCAGCAAGAAAAATTACTAGAAGCCTACAGTCGCTTTGTGCCGAATGAGTATCTGCGCTTTCTGCGAAAGAAAAGCATTACTGAGGTGAAACTCGGCGACCATGTGAGTAAAACAATGGCAGTCATGTTTTCAGATATTCGATCGTTCACGACTCTATCTGAAAGCATGACACCAAAAGAAAATTTTGCCTTTGTAAACGCCTATCTACAGCGAGTCAGCCCGGAGATTCGCAATCATCACGGCTTGATTGTTAAATTTCTCGGTGATGGAATGATGGCAGTGTTTCCAGAGGGTGCAGATGATGCGATCGCAGCAGGGATTAATCTATTTCGAGCCGTTGAACAATTCAACCAAGACCGTCAAGGTGAACAACCCATCCAAGTTGGAATTGGCATTCATGTGGGTCATATGATGTTAGGCATGATCGGCGAAGAGAGCCGAATGCAGGGTGATGCTTTTTCCGATAATGTCAATCTGACGGCTCGTTTAGAAGGTTTAACTAAGTTCTATGGTGTATCACTATTGCTCTCACAGCAAACGTATGAGAATCTAACTGCTCCAGAGCAGTATCAACTGCGATTTCTCGATCGTGCCATTGTCAAAGGCAGAAGCGAACCTCTCTCAATTTATGAGGTTCTAGATGCGGAGCAAGAAGCAGTACGATCGCTCAAGCTTCAAACACAGCCAGACTTTGAGCAAGGCATAAAACTTTACTGTCAGGGTGATGCGATCGCGGCGAAAACATCATTTGAGAAAGTTCTGGCGGTGAATGCTATGGATAAAACCGCACAACTTTACCTCAGCCGAGTCAATCAACTGATCGATCAAGGAATACCCAAACAGTGGAACGGAGTTTGGGCGTTTACTGAGAAATAG